The Roseofilum capinflatum BLCC-M114 genome window below encodes:
- a CDS encoding NAD-dependent epimerase/dehydratase family protein has protein sequence MKDSTFADKKVLITGGLGFIGSNLARRLLKLGAKVLLVDSLIPEYGGNLFNINGIENQVKINISDVRDQYSMRYLVQGQDYLFNLAGQTSHLDSMHDPYTDLEINCRSQLSILEACRNYNPDIKLVFASTRQLYGKPDYLPVDENHLLRPVDVNGINKMAGEWYHILYNNVYGIRSCALRLTNTYGPRMRVKDARQTFLGIWVRLVVEKKPFEVWGGEQLRDFTYVEDAVDAMLMAAVQPAAEGQIFNLGGDRIISLRETAELLIKVNNGGEFQIREFPAERKRIDIGDYYTDYSKIKSSLGWTPKTSLEEGLTQTLAFYRDRLSQYL, from the coding sequence ATGAAAGATAGTACATTTGCCGATAAAAAAGTCTTAATTACTGGAGGATTGGGTTTTATTGGTAGTAACCTGGCTCGACGACTGCTCAAACTAGGTGCTAAGGTACTGTTAGTGGACAGTTTAATTCCTGAATACGGAGGAAACTTATTTAATATTAATGGTATTGAAAACCAAGTCAAAATCAACATTTCTGATGTCAGAGATCAGTATAGTATGCGTTATTTGGTTCAGGGCCAAGATTACTTATTTAATTTGGCTGGACAAACGAGCCATTTGGACTCTATGCACGATCCTTATACGGACTTAGAGATTAATTGTCGATCGCAACTTTCCATCTTAGAAGCTTGTCGCAATTATAACCCAGATATCAAACTCGTTTTTGCCAGTACCCGTCAACTCTACGGCAAACCAGATTACTTACCCGTAGATGAAAACCATTTGCTCCGTCCTGTAGATGTCAATGGGATTAACAAAATGGCAGGAGAGTGGTATCATATCCTCTATAATAATGTCTATGGGATTCGTTCTTGTGCTTTACGTTTAACCAATACCTATGGCCCCCGAATGCGGGTTAAGGATGCACGACAAACCTTTCTAGGTATTTGGGTTCGTTTGGTGGTTGAAAAGAAACCCTTTGAAGTGTGGGGTGGAGAGCAACTTCGGGATTTCACTTATGTCGAAGATGCTGTTGATGCCATGTTAATGGCAGCCGTTCAACCCGCAGCAGAAGGACAAATTTTTAATCTAGGGGGCGATCGCATTATTAGCCTGCGGGAAACGGCTGAACTCTTGATTAAAGTCAATAATGGGGGAGAATTTCAAATTCGCGAATTTCCAGCAGAACGAAAACGGATTGATATCGGTGACTACTATACCGATTACAGTAAGATTAAATCCAGTCTAGGATGGACTCCGAAAACCTCTTTGGAAGAAGGCTTAACTCAAACCCTAGCGTTTTACCGCGATCGCTTATCTCAATATCTCTAG
- a CDS encoding Uma2 family endonuclease, whose product MTLAIKPITDAELMQLSSQNPGLRFERNADGTLITMPPTGKISGNRELKAGAYLFAFVDSHELGEVFSSSTGFILANGALCSPDAAFIAQERLPEGWDTGEDEFCDIVPDFVIEIRSKTDSLTKLKAKMAEYIDNGVKLGWLIDRINRRAFVYRADGSITQYPENAILEGEDVIPGFTVALQKIL is encoded by the coding sequence ATGACCCTAGCCATTAAACCCATTACCGATGCAGAATTAATGCAACTCAGTTCCCAAAATCCCGGACTGAGATTTGAACGCAATGCCGATGGAACTTTAATCACAATGCCACCAACTGGAAAAATTTCGGGTAATCGAGAACTAAAAGCAGGTGCTTATTTATTCGCCTTTGTAGACTCTCATGAGTTAGGAGAAGTTTTTAGTTCGAGTACAGGTTTTATACTTGCTAACGGTGCGTTATGCTCTCCTGATGCTGCTTTTATTGCCCAAGAACGTTTACCAGAGGGATGGGATACTGGAGAAGACGAATTTTGTGATATAGTCCCTGATTTTGTCATTGAAATTCGTTCTAAGACGGATAGCTTAACTAAGTTAAAAGCAAAGATGGCAGAATATATCGACAATGGGGTGAAATTAGGATGGTTAATCGATCGCATCAACCGTCGTGCTTTTGTTTATCGTGCTGATGGTTCGATTACGCAATATCCAGAGAATGCAATCCTAGAAGGAGAAGATGTGATTCCGGGTTTTACCGTCGCTTTGCAAAAAATATTGTAG
- a CDS encoding tetratricopeptide repeat protein: MKTFKKILIFVSIISFLGGTSLGMLRVFSSVINTEESNPASQSESPELTPEQTLIQQARGYEVVLQREPENRIALEGLLVVRLQMNDLQNARIPLQKLVDLYPDDNTYQELMAQLENELQKRTNSTQNKDQTNINTNPDDLNKSEDKTQEENR, from the coding sequence ATGAAAACATTTAAAAAAATCCTGATTTTTGTGTCAATCATTTCCTTCTTAGGAGGAACTTCTTTGGGGATGCTAAGAGTATTTAGCAGTGTCATTAATACTGAAGAAAGTAATCCTGCTTCTCAATCTGAAAGTCCAGAATTGACTCCTGAACAAACACTGATTCAACAAGCTAGGGGATACGAAGTCGTTTTACAAAGGGAACCCGAAAATCGGATTGCCCTTGAAGGCTTGCTTGTTGTACGATTACAAATGAATGATCTTCAAAATGCCAGAATACCCTTGCAAAAATTAGTTGATTTATACCCGGATGACAATACTTATCAAGAATTAATGGCTCAGTTAGAAAATGAATTACAAAAACGAACTAATTCTACTCAAAATAAAGATCAAACTAATATCAATACCAATCCAGATGATCTGAACAAATCAGAGGACAAAACTCAGGAGGAAAATAGATGA
- a CDS encoding methyltransferase, TIGR04325 family has protein sequence MFWDDIKLVTEQVQKYGLRKPFVDLGGLEKPTIADYNITIQTQDQYSRYIHLNQRPFDHIDPEYLVLNPENDSPEIEALPSLYSNFFGTAVCLNVIEHVENPFEVFDAFYKIMKPEGLLIIETVFSFPYHPSPRDYWRYSAECLKNLSQQAGFKVLECDWRLLIRADEGIEVIQEIPGLYKKHHPQEIMTVYATLTKSEKPIQHNLVNYQLPQRLSSDARARLTIKIEDLQTQLKQNRYGCQESPENLDCIHSCKQVRQQLCETLLTTPLEQLPVTQKLHQQVLDSLIKDCPRTEKENELLNFALKYLDSTSYQPQWEYVPEGWLRRNEKIKGWNIQDILDVRIDQWKGLVEQLKKNALLSHDYSQQNNYILWSYVLSLTAQKKEEISILDWGGGLGEYYLIAKALLPNVKINYSCAEVPVLCEAGRSLHTDVTFYEEDRDCFAHEYDLVFCSSALQYAQDWQTLIENMVKSTRLYLYITRLPIVQNHSSFVVLQRAYSYGYNTEYLSWFLNLHELVNYVENLNMKKVRDFLIAERFPVPGAPEVGEGRGLLFARNSE, from the coding sequence ATGTTTTGGGATGATATTAAACTCGTTACTGAACAAGTTCAAAAATATGGATTAAGAAAGCCTTTTGTTGATTTAGGTGGATTGGAGAAGCCCACTATAGCAGATTATAATATAACCATTCAAACTCAAGATCAGTATTCTAGATATATCCACTTAAATCAAAGGCCTTTTGATCACATTGATCCGGAATATTTAGTTCTTAATCCTGAAAATGACTCGCCTGAAATTGAAGCACTCCCTTCTCTATACTCGAATTTTTTCGGCACAGCAGTTTGCTTAAATGTCATTGAGCATGTAGAAAATCCCTTTGAAGTTTTTGATGCTTTTTATAAAATAATGAAACCAGAAGGGTTGCTGATTATTGAAACCGTATTTTCTTTTCCTTATCATCCTTCCCCTAGGGATTATTGGCGTTACTCAGCAGAATGCCTCAAAAACTTGAGTCAACAAGCCGGTTTTAAAGTGTTAGAATGTGATTGGCGATTGTTGATTCGAGCTGATGAAGGAATTGAAGTTATTCAAGAAATTCCCGGATTATACAAAAAACACCATCCTCAAGAAATAATGACGGTCTATGCTACCTTAACTAAGTCAGAAAAACCCATTCAGCATAATCTAGTTAACTATCAATTGCCACAACGGTTATCTTCTGATGCTAGAGCTAGATTGACGATTAAAATTGAAGACTTACAAACACAACTAAAACAAAATCGATATGGTTGTCAAGAGTCACCAGAAAACCTGGATTGTATCCACTCATGTAAACAAGTTCGTCAACAACTTTGTGAGACTTTATTGACTACTCCACTGGAACAATTACCCGTGACTCAGAAGCTCCATCAACAAGTGCTAGATAGCTTAATAAAAGACTGTCCTAGGACTGAAAAAGAAAATGAATTGCTCAATTTTGCTTTAAAATATTTAGACTCAACTAGCTACCAACCTCAATGGGAGTATGTCCCAGAAGGGTGGTTACGGAGAAATGAAAAAATCAAAGGATGGAATATTCAGGATATTTTGGATGTTCGGATAGATCAGTGGAAAGGTTTGGTTGAGCAACTGAAAAAAAATGCTTTGCTATCTCATGACTATTCACAACAGAATAATTACATTCTTTGGTCTTATGTTTTGTCTTTAACTGCTCAGAAAAAAGAGGAAATTTCTATCTTAGATTGGGGTGGAGGATTAGGAGAGTATTATTTGATAGCTAAAGCCTTACTTCCTAATGTAAAAATCAATTATTCCTGTGCAGAAGTTCCTGTATTGTGTGAAGCGGGTCGATCGCTTCACACTGATGTTACATTCTATGAAGAAGATCGGGACTGTTTTGCCCATGAATATGATTTAGTATTTTGCAGTTCGGCACTCCAATATGCACAAGATTGGCAAACGTTGATAGAAAATATGGTTAAAAGTACCCGGTTATATTTATATATAACCCGACTGCCAATTGTTCAGAATCATTCCTCTTTTGTGGTTTTACAGAGGGCTTATAGTTATGGTTATAATACAGAATATTTAAGCTGGTTTTTAAATCTTCATGAATTAGTGAACTATGTAGAAAACTTAAATATGAAAAAAGTTAGAGACTTTTTAATTGCGGAGCGTTTCCCTGTTCCTGGCGCTCCAGAAGTGGGAGAAGGTCGAGGATTACTCTTTGCTCGAAACTCTGAATAG
- a CDS encoding tetratricopeptide repeat protein: MTLDIQNGDWQNQAKAYWEAGNYEKAASLYEQAVSDQPDEKIYYWYLGLLLLLQGQESEAQTCWLSAMLDGNEEEVEKWTEELSLILEHEAQIKYNSGQYGLAWLIRQHLGQLCPENGINYLKLIDISCYLDNISVEFITHFIDENHLYDLISQDRWINENQLIEKIVSQLLSIDRNFTELYYFIQQLLAHIPESRNQIIQDAFQQVHRSAQDKKTSLTSYENINSLIDRESDPIQTRQSYVDRGQFLMQEGRLAEAFEHYHQAITLYPNYPVFHLQLGLVLQYQGHLDRADGCYDQAISLAPNWSYAHYLKAINIKSAIDYNSQEVMDEWYANPKIMEFHSCKEQFAFYRDVIDLAVSHGVDYHHKTIADVGCGFGQLLLMIRENYQPLLIKGFDFSSSAVKTAQTIHSYPDCEFEQNDIYEGVNQTFDVVFCTEVLEHLLYPQKALINLLKMIKIKGTLILTVPNGRVDSFAGHINFWSPESWQVFIHENSQGFDIKTDVMESKENLYHLNYAIVQKL, from the coding sequence ATGACCTTAGATATCCAAAATGGGGATTGGCAAAATCAAGCCAAAGCTTACTGGGAAGCAGGGAACTACGAAAAAGCCGCTAGTTTATACGAACAGGCCGTATCCGATCAACCCGATGAAAAGATTTATTATTGGTATCTTGGCCTATTATTACTCCTACAAGGTCAAGAATCAGAAGCTCAAACTTGTTGGCTATCTGCTATGCTTGATGGCAATGAAGAAGAAGTTGAAAAATGGACTGAAGAGTTAAGCCTTATTTTAGAACATGAGGCTCAAATAAAGTATAATTCGGGTCAATATGGTTTAGCCTGGCTAATTCGGCAGCATTTGGGTCAGCTTTGTCCAGAAAATGGGATTAATTACCTAAAATTGATTGATATTTCTTGTTACTTAGACAATATTTCTGTAGAATTTATTACTCATTTCATCGACGAGAACCATCTTTATGATCTCATCAGTCAGGATCGATGGATTAATGAAAATCAGCTTATAGAAAAAATAGTGAGTCAGCTATTAAGCATTGACCGAAACTTTACTGAGTTATACTATTTCATCCAACAATTACTTGCCCATATACCAGAGTCTAGAAACCAAATTATTCAAGATGCTTTTCAACAAGTTCATAGGTCTGCTCAAGATAAAAAAACATCTCTTACATCCTATGAAAACATTAATAGTTTAATTGATCGTGAATCCGATCCAATACAAACCAGGCAGTCGTATGTCGATAGAGGGCAGTTTTTAATGCAAGAGGGTAGATTAGCAGAAGCCTTTGAACATTATCATCAAGCTATTACGCTCTACCCTAATTATCCTGTATTTCACTTGCAGTTGGGTCTAGTTTTGCAATATCAAGGGCATTTAGATCGAGCCGATGGATGTTACGATCAAGCTATATCTCTAGCCCCTAATTGGTCTTATGCCCACTACCTAAAAGCTATTAATATTAAATCAGCAATTGATTATAATTCCCAAGAAGTTATGGATGAATGGTATGCTAATCCTAAAATAATGGAATTCCATTCTTGTAAAGAACAATTTGCTTTTTATCGAGATGTAATTGACTTAGCTGTTTCTCATGGAGTTGATTACCATCACAAAACAATTGCTGATGTAGGATGTGGATTTGGCCAACTCTTGCTAATGATTAGAGAAAATTATCAACCTTTGTTGATTAAAGGGTTTGACTTTTCTTCATCAGCAGTAAAAACCGCTCAAACAATACATTCTTATCCTGATTGTGAATTTGAGCAAAATGATATATATGAAGGAGTTAATCAAACTTTTGATGTCGTATTTTGTACTGAAGTTCTAGAGCATCTACTCTACCCTCAAAAAGCTCTGATTAATCTCTTAAAGATGATTAAAATCAAGGGAACTTTGATTTTAACAGTTCCGAATGGTAGAGTCGATTCTTTCGCTGGACATATTAATTTTTGGAGTCCAGAAAGCTGGCAAGTTTTTATCCATGAAAACTCTCAAGGTTTTGATATAAAAACCGATGTGATGGAATCGAAAGAAAACTTATATCACTTAAACTATGCCATAGTTCAAAAGCTTTAA
- a CDS encoding DegT/DnrJ/EryC1/StrS family aminotransferase, whose product MLLQTNPKAGYLAQKTDIDQAIHRVLESGWYILGEEVTAFEKEFAQYMGASYAVGVASGTDALVLALKACGIGLGDAVITVSHTAVATVTAIELAGATPILVDIDPVTFTLDPNSLEDTLVELNKHPHLQVKAIIPVHLYGHPADMTSILEIARRYELEVIEDCAQSHGAIFNHKKTGTWGKVGAFSFYPTKNLGALGDGGAVITDDAELANQLLILRQYGWKQRFISDASGMNSRLDPIQAAILRVKLSALDQDNKQRKLVAKVYDRNLSDLPLTLPQTQGDVDPVYHQYVIRSDSRDTLQQFLKAEGIGTAIHYPVPVHQQPAYQQLAISPKGLSVTEKISREILSLPMYGQLTDEEATTVSQAVIAGVKSFK is encoded by the coding sequence ATGCTCCTTCAAACCAATCCTAAAGCCGGTTATCTGGCTCAAAAAACAGACATTGATCAAGCCATTCATCGAGTGTTAGAAAGTGGATGGTACATTTTAGGTGAAGAAGTAACCGCTTTTGAAAAAGAATTCGCCCAATACATGGGAGCCAGTTATGCGGTTGGTGTCGCTAGTGGTACAGATGCCTTAGTCCTGGCATTAAAGGCTTGTGGAATTGGATTAGGCGACGCTGTGATTACTGTCTCTCATACAGCCGTTGCTACCGTTACTGCGATTGAACTTGCCGGAGCAACCCCAATTTTAGTCGATATCGATCCAGTTACATTTACCCTCGATCCCAACTCCCTTGAAGATACCCTTGTTGAACTCAATAAACACCCTCACCTTCAAGTCAAAGCTATTATCCCTGTTCATCTATACGGTCACCCGGCCGACATGACCTCCATCTTAGAAATTGCCCGTCGCTACGAACTAGAAGTCATCGAAGATTGCGCCCAATCTCACGGCGCAATCTTCAACCATAAGAAAACAGGAACTTGGGGAAAAGTAGGAGCCTTCAGCTTTTATCCAACTAAGAATTTAGGGGCTTTAGGGGATGGTGGAGCGGTCATTACCGACGATGCTGAACTGGCTAACCAGCTCTTGATCTTACGACAATATGGCTGGAAACAACGCTTTATTAGTGATGCTTCCGGCATGAATAGTCGTTTAGATCCGATACAGGCAGCTATTTTGCGAGTCAAATTATCTGCCCTTGACCAGGATAATAAACAACGAAAACTTGTGGCTAAAGTGTACGATCGAAATTTAAGTGATTTACCTCTGACTCTTCCCCAAACTCAAGGAGATGTCGATCCAGTTTATCATCAGTATGTTATTCGTTCTGACTCCAGAGACACTCTGCAACAATTTTTGAAAGCAGAGGGAATTGGCACAGCCATTCATTATCCCGTCCCGGTTCATCAGCAGCCTGCATACCAACAATTAGCCATTTCTCCAAAAGGACTAAGTGTGACCGAAAAGATCAGTCGTGAAATTCTGAGTTTACCAATGTATGGCCAGCTCACCGATGAAGAAGCTACCACGGTCAGTCAGGCTGTGATTGCTGGAGTTAAATCTTTCAAATGA